In Methanonatronarchaeum thermophilum, a genomic segment contains:
- a CDS encoding cupin domain-containing protein yields MKKEDIESLSKKVIKLKDLVDYQKGTIVSRTLLDRDSGSLTLFAIDKNQNISEHTAPYDALAIILDGEAEITISNKKHKLKQEETIIMPKNEPHSLKGTKKFKMLLIMMQ; encoded by the coding sequence ATGAAAAAAGAAGATATTGAATCCCTTTCAAAAAAAGTAATAAAACTCAAAGACCTTGTAGACTACCAAAAAGGCACCATCGTAAGCCGAACATTACTAGACAGAGATAGTGGCAGCCTAACCCTATTCGCAATCGACAAAAACCAAAACATAAGCGAACACACCGCACCCTACGACGCACTCGCAATAATCCTAGACGGAGAAGCAGAAATAACAATCTCAAACAAAAAACACAAACTAAAACAAGAAGAAACCATAATAATGCCAAAAAACGAACCACACAGCCTAAAAGGAACCAAAAAATTCAAAATGCTCCTAATAATGATGCAGTGA
- a CDS encoding sodium:solute symporter family protein, producing the protein MSLEPAYLYLAMAFWVVVIVVLSEYSRKGLGSGVDEFVLAGRDLGGFVSAMTYSATTFSSFMMVGLVGLTYSGGVAALGFEMTYIVFTILLLIVFAPRFWSASRVYGVITPPELLSERYGYTAGVVSAVICLVMLIPYMAIQMMGVGFLLEGMTGGAIPYMHGVYIVAVLSIAVTVWAGMRSVALTDAVQAIVMIVSALILLVYIFYVFFGSPGQFVNTITVENPELLGITWDFNMFIGLTLPWAFFALTNPQVSQRMFVSRDVGSLKKMVIYFALFGFIYTIISTLLGLSAANLIPGLTDPDNAMPVLLTMVPETLGIIVFLGIFAASVSTLGSVLLTLSSIGGRDLITQKQDIPSQKEILLNKGIILTLVLACIIFASMRLDLIAVLASAASAGLLVMAPTIIGAFFWKKPTTKAATTSMTIPAIIVITLYILNLEPLGWWPAIWGLITATIIYITITLTTENNGDGEQFINEIQKEMKKNGF; encoded by the coding sequence TTGAGTTTGGAGCCTGCCTACCTCTATCTAGCGATGGCTTTCTGGGTTGTTGTTATCGTTGTTCTTTCTGAGTATAGTCGTAAGGGGTTGGGTAGTGGTGTTGATGAGTTTGTGTTGGCTGGACGCGACCTAGGTGGTTTTGTATCTGCTATGACGTATAGTGCAACCACCTTTAGTTCTTTCATGATGGTTGGGTTGGTTGGCCTTACATACTCTGGAGGTGTTGCCGCTCTCGGTTTTGAGATGACTTACATCGTGTTCACTATATTGTTGTTGATTGTTTTTGCTCCTAGGTTTTGGAGTGCGAGCCGTGTTTATGGGGTTATCACGCCGCCTGAGTTGTTGTCTGAGAGGTATGGATATACTGCTGGTGTTGTTTCTGCGGTTATCTGTCTGGTTATGTTGATTCCGTATATGGCTATACAGATGATGGGTGTAGGTTTCCTGTTAGAGGGGATGACTGGAGGCGCAATCCCCTATATGCACGGCGTCTACATCGTGGCGGTATTAAGTATCGCAGTGACAGTTTGGGCTGGAATGCGCTCCGTAGCACTCACCGACGCCGTACAAGCGATTGTAATGATCGTCTCAGCACTCATATTACTGGTGTACATATTTTATGTTTTCTTTGGATCTCCAGGTCAATTTGTAAACACAATAACAGTGGAGAACCCCGAGTTGTTAGGGATAACCTGGGACTTCAACATGTTTATAGGGTTAACATTACCGTGGGCGTTCTTCGCCTTGACAAACCCACAAGTCTCACAAAGAATGTTCGTCTCAAGAGATGTAGGTAGCCTCAAAAAAATGGTTATCTATTTCGCATTGTTCGGATTCATATACACAATAATATCCACCTTATTAGGTCTTTCAGCAGCCAACCTAATACCAGGATTAACCGACCCCGACAACGCAATGCCAGTACTACTAACCATGGTCCCAGAAACACTAGGAATAATTGTCTTCCTAGGTATCTTCGCAGCCTCAGTATCAACACTCGGCTCCGTCCTACTCACACTAAGCTCAATCGGAGGAAGAGACCTCATAACCCAAAAACAAGACATACCCAGCCAAAAAGAAATCCTACTAAACAAAGGAATAATACTAACACTAGTCCTCGCATGCATCATATTCGCAAGCATGCGACTCGACCTCATAGCAGTCCTAGCAAGCGCCGCATCAGCAGGACTATTGGTGATGGCACCAACCATAATCGGAGCATTCTTCTGGAAAAAACCAACCACCAAAGCAGCAACAACAAGCATGACAATACCCGCAATCATAGTAATAACCCTATACATACTCAACCTAGAACCATTAGGTTGGTGGCCAGCAATATGGGGATTAATAACAGCAACCATCATATACATAACAATCACACTAACCACAGAAAACAACGGAGATGGAGAACAATTCATAAATGAAATACAAAAAGAGATGAAGAAAAATGGATTCTAA
- a CDS encoding transcription initiation factor IIB: MSTEIGKTQNEIEKKVKSERDHIGEYEESDKCPECGGIKLIRDYERAELVCEKCGLVIDGDFIDTGPDWRAFDSEERNKKMRVGAPMDIMTHDKGLSTNIGTGTRDSNGNSISSNKKTKFYRLRKWHRQSKFSDSKERDLALALGELNRMASQLNIPKSVSEDASMIYRKIAEKGLVKGRSIEAMVGSVLYISCRQNKIPRTLDEISDSARVSRKEIGRAYRYIASELGIMLQPAKPEEYVPRFCSQLGLTNKVQFKAEEILKQASEKELTSGRDPTSIAAAGIYIASVKCGEKRSQKKVANAASTTEVTVRNRYQELCEELNIEMNVN; this comes from the coding sequence ATGTCAACAGAAATTGGAAAAACACAAAACGAAATAGAAAAAAAAGTTAAAAGCGAAAGAGACCACATAGGGGAGTACGAAGAAAGCGACAAATGCCCCGAATGTGGCGGAATAAAACTAATAAGAGATTACGAACGAGCCGAACTAGTATGTGAGAAATGTGGACTCGTAATCGATGGAGACTTCATAGACACAGGCCCAGACTGGAGAGCATTCGACAGCGAAGAAAGAAACAAAAAAATGAGAGTAGGCGCCCCAATGGACATAATGACACACGACAAAGGCCTCTCCACAAACATAGGAACCGGAACCCGAGACAGCAACGGAAACTCAATCAGCTCCAACAAAAAAACCAAATTCTACCGACTAAGAAAATGGCACAGACAATCAAAATTCAGCGACTCAAAAGAAAGAGACCTAGCACTCGCCCTAGGCGAACTAAACAGAATGGCCTCACAACTAAACATACCAAAAAGCGTAAGCGAAGACGCATCAATGATATACAGAAAAATAGCAGAAAAAGGCCTCGTAAAAGGCCGATCAATAGAAGCAATGGTAGGATCCGTACTATACATCAGCTGCAGACAAAACAAAATCCCAAGAACACTAGACGAAATATCAGACAGCGCAAGAGTATCAAGAAAAGAAATAGGCCGAGCATACCGATACATCGCATCAGAACTCGGAATAATGCTACAACCAGCAAAACCAGAAGAATACGTCCCAAGATTCTGCAGCCAACTCGGACTAACAAACAAAGTACAATTCAAAGCAGAAGAAATCCTAAAACAAGCATCAGAAAAAGAACTAACAAGCGGACGAGACCCAACAAGCATAGCCGCAGCAGGAATATACATCGCAAGCGTAAAATGCGGCGAAAAAAGATCACAAAAAAAAGTAGCAAACGCAGCAAGCACAACAGAAGTAACAGTCCGAAACAGATACCAAGAACTCTGCGAAGAACTAAACATAGAAATGAACGTCAACTAA
- a CDS encoding MtaA/CmuA family methyltransferase: MYGCRERFFRALDLVGVDRVPCVMPLQTGTVDLMRLCGCFWPGALREGWSMSVLGMAGFRFGGVESVRFPFDMNVVCEFLGCRLRYPCGFGQPVIVENAISGLEGVGGLEVGVGGRMSVVGEAVGFAKDIVGGRVPVLAALSGPFYVAGQVRGMEEFLLEVYKGCDGVFELLDVCLDVCQRYASYLVECGADCVVVLGVSTDLISPTMYREYALPYQKELVSGLDRSILHICGDTAPIFSDMVEVGADGVSVDSVVSLRGLKDVVGDECAVLGNVPPVDALLFGDQKKVVRESRRSIDEGCDILCSGCGLPPETPIENLIAMTETAKTYKK, encoded by the coding sequence ATGTATGGTTGTAGGGAGCGTTTTTTTAGGGCGCTTGATTTGGTTGGTGTTGATCGTGTTCCTTGTGTTATGCCTTTGCAGACTGGTACGGTGGATTTGATGAGGTTGTGTGGTTGTTTTTGGCCTGGTGCTTTGAGGGAGGGTTGGAGTATGAGTGTTTTGGGTATGGCTGGGTTTCGTTTTGGTGGTGTTGAGAGTGTTAGGTTTCCTTTTGATATGAATGTTGTTTGTGAGTTTTTGGGTTGTAGGTTGCGTTATCCATGTGGTTTTGGGCAGCCTGTTATTGTTGAGAATGCTATTTCGGGTTTGGAGGGGGTTGGTGGTTTGGAGGTTGGTGTTGGGGGTCGTATGTCGGTTGTTGGTGAGGCTGTAGGTTTTGCTAAGGATATTGTTGGTGGTCGTGTTCCTGTTCTTGCTGCGTTGTCTGGTCCTTTTTATGTTGCTGGTCAGGTGCGTGGTATGGAGGAGTTTTTGTTGGAGGTGTATAAGGGGTGTGATGGTGTTTTTGAGTTGTTGGATGTTTGTCTTGATGTTTGTCAGCGGTATGCAAGTTATTTGGTTGAGTGTGGAGCTGATTGTGTTGTTGTGCTTGGTGTTTCAACTGATTTGATCAGTCCAACTATGTATCGGGAGTATGCACTGCCGTATCAAAAAGAGTTGGTTTCCGGTTTGGATAGGAGTATCTTGCATATTTGTGGGGATACTGCTCCGATTTTCAGTGATATGGTTGAGGTTGGTGCGGATGGTGTTAGTGTCGATTCGGTTGTCTCTCTAAGAGGTTTGAAGGATGTTGTCGGTGATGAGTGTGCGGTTCTTGGAAATGTCCCACCGGTGGATGCGTTGTTGTTTGGTGATCAAAAGAAGGTGGTTAGGGAAAGCAGGCGTTCAATCGATGAAGGATGTGACATACTATGTTCAGGCTGTGGGTTGCCACCAGAAACACCAATCGAGAACCTAATAGCTATGACAGAAACAGCGAAAACATACAAAAAATAA